Proteins from one Hyperolius riggenbachi isolate aHypRig1 chromosome 2, aHypRig1.pri, whole genome shotgun sequence genomic window:
- the OLIG2 gene encoding oligodendrocyte transcription factor 2: protein MDSDASLGSSRASSPEVDDLFLHSRKGGGFSAAVSSSTMSDSPAELSAELRNAMAMAAAAGDKLGAFKAAAAAAAAVAAKKDKKQMNENELQSLRLKINSRERKRMHDLNIAMDGLREVMPYAHGPSVRKLSKIATLLLARNYILMLTNSLEEMKRLVSEIYGGHHHHAAAAAAAAAAAYHPSACGGMGHGSPLTGHPVAHPVHHPLLPSTAASLTTSSLSAAVRAAPPPPPPPPAPPSSHHGLLKSPSPSALGGGFPHWSGMPCPCSMCQMPSAAHHHVSGASLSRLSTDAK, encoded by the coding sequence ATGGATTCGGATGCCAGCCTGGGCTCCAGCCGGGCCTCTTCCCCAGAGGTGGACGATCTCTTCTTGCACTCGCGGAAAGGAGGTGGCTTCTCTGCGGCAGTGTCCTCTTCCACCATGAGTGACTCCCCTGCAGAGCTGAGTGCCGAACTGCGGAACGCCATGGCTATGGCAGCGGCCGCAGGGGACAAGCTAGGCGCCTTCAAGGCAGCAGCGgccgcagctgctgctgtggctgCAAAGAAGGACAAGAAGCAGATGAATGAGAATGAACTCCAGTCACTGAGGCTGAAAATCAACAGTCGGGAAAGGAAGAGGATGCATGATCTGAACATCGCCATGGATGGCCTCAGGGAGGTCATGCCCTATGCCCATGGACCATCGGTTCGCAAATTATCCAAGATCGCTACTCTACTGCTAGCCCGAAACTATATCTTGATGTTGACCAACTCCTTGGAGGAGATGAAGAGGCTAGTCAGCGAGATCTATGGAGGGCATCATCACCACGCAGCAGCCGCCGCagccgctgctgccgctgcctaccacccctcagcctgtggggGAATGGGCCATGGCTCTCCCTTAACTGGTCACCCAGTTGCTCATCCTGTTCATCATCCACTACTACCATCCACTGCTGCCTCTCTCACCACCTCTAGCCTCTCTGCTGCTGTAAGGGCAGctccaccacccccaccacctcctcctgcccctccatCCTCCCATCACGGGCTCCTCAAGTCCCCCAGCCCCAGTGCTCTAGGAGGGGGTTTCCCACACTGGAGCGGCATGCCTTGTCCCTGCAGCATGTGTCAGATGCCCTCTGCAGCTCATCACCATGTCAGCGGTGCCAGCTTATCGAGGCTCAGCACCGATGCCAAATGA
- the LOC137545254 gene encoding mucin-22-like — protein sequence MLITGAINTVLVITGATNTALLITGATNTVLLITGAINTVLVITGATNTVLLITGAINTVLVITGATNTVLLITGASNTVLVITGANNTMLVITGATNTVLVITGANNTVLVITGANNTVLLITGANNTVLLITGATNTVLLITGATNTVLLITGANNTVLLITGASNTVLLITGASNTVLLITGANNTVLLITGATNTVLLITGTTNTMLVITGATNTVLVITGANNTVLLITGATNTVMLITGAINTVLVITGATNTALLITGATNTVLLITGATNTVLLITGAINTVLVITGATNTVLLITGAINTVLVITGATNTVLLITGASNTVLVITGANNTMLVITRATNTVLVITGANNTVLVITGANNTVLLITGANNTVLLITGATNTVLLITGATNTVLLITGANNTVLLITGASNTVLLITGASNTVLLITGANNTVLLITGATNTVLLITGTTNTMLVITGATNTVLVITGANNTVLLITGASNTVLLITGATNTVLLITGAINTVLVITGATNTVLLITGAINTVLVITGATNTVLLITGASNTVLVITGANNTMLVITGATNTVLVITGANNTVLVITGANNTVLLITGANNTVLLITGATNTVLLITGATNTVLLITGANNTVLLITGASNTVLLITGASNTVLVITGANNTVLLITGATNTVLLITGTTNTMLVITGATNTVLVITGANNTVLLITGASNTVLLITGATNTVLLITGASNTVLLITGASNTELLITGASNTVLLITGASNTVLLITGASNTVLLITGASNTVLLITGANNTVLLVTGASNTVLLITGASNTVLLITGANNTVLLITGDTNTVLLITEASNTVLLITGASNTVLLITGANNTVLLIIGATNTVLLITGASNTVLLITGDTNTVLLITGASNTVLLITGASNTVLLITGANNTVLLIIGATNTVLLITGASNTVLLITGASNTVLLITGASNTVMLITGANNTVLLIIGASNTVLVLTEATNTMLVITGATNTVLELEITGARDTIPIISAATVTAGDHSDY from the coding sequence ATGTTGATCACTGGGGCTATCAACACTGTGCTGGTGATCACTGGGGCTACCAACACTGCGCTGCTGATCACTGGGGCTACCAATACTGTGCTGCTAATCACTGGGGCTATCAACACTGTGCTGGTGATCACTGGGGCTACCAACACTGTGCTGCTAATCACTGGGGCTATCAACACTGTGCTGGTGATCACTGGGGCTACCAACACTGTGCTGCTGATCACTGGGGCTAGCAACACTGTGCTGGTGATCACTGGGGCTAACAACACTATGCTGGTGATCACTGGGGCTACCAACACTGTGCTGGTGATCACTGGGGCTAACAACACTGTGCTGGTGATCACTGGGGCTAACAACACTGTGCTGCTGATCACTGGGGCTAACAACACTGTACTGCTGATCACTGGGGCTACCAACACTGTGCTGCTTATCACTGGGGCTACCAACACTGTGCTGCTGATCACTGGGGCTAACAACACTGTGCTGCTGATCACTGGGGCTAGCAACACTGTGCTGCTGATCACTGGGGCTAGCAACACTGTGCTGCTGATCACTGGGGCTAACAACACTGTGCTGCTGATCACTGGGGCTACCAACACTGTGCTGCTGATCACTGGGACTACCAACACTATGCTGGTGATCACTGGGGCTACCAACACTGTGCTGGTGATCACTGGGGCTAACAACACTGTGCTGCTGATCACTGGGGCTACCAACACTGTGATGTTGATCACTGGGGCTATCAACACTGTGCTGGTGATCACTGGGGCTACCAACACTGCGCTGCTGATCACTGGGGCTACCAACACTGTGCTGCTGATCACTGGGGCTACCAATACTGTGCTGCTAATCACTGGAGCTATCAACACTGTGCTGGTGATCACTGGGGCTACCAACACTGTGCTGCTAATCACTGGGGCTATCAACACTGTGCTGGTGATCACTGGGGCTACCAACACTGTGCTGCTGATCACTGGGGCTAGCAACACTGTGCTGGTGATCACTGGGGCTAACAACACTATGCTGGTGATCACCCGGGCTACCAACACTGTGCTGGTGATCACTGGGGCTAACAACACTGTGCTGGTGATCACTGGGGCTAACAACACTGTGCTGCTGATCACTGGGGCTAACAACACTGTACTGCTGATCACTGGGGCTACCAACACTGTGCTGCTTATCACTGGGGCTACCAACACTGTGCTGCTGATCACTGGGGCTAACAACACTGTGCTGCTGATCACTGGGGCTAGCAACACTGTGCTGCTGATCACTGGGGCTAGCAACACTGTGCTGCTGATCACTGGGGCTAACAACACTGTGCTGCTGATCACTGGGGCTACCAACACTGTGCTGCTGATCACTGGGACTACCAACACTATGCTGGTGATCACTGGGGCTACCAACACTGTGCTGGTGATCACTGGGGCTAACAATACTGTGCTGCTGATCACTGGGGCTAGCAACACTGTGCTGCTGATCACTGGGGCTACCAATACTGTGCTGCTAATCACTGGGGCTATCAACACTGTGCTGGTGATCACTGGGGCTACCAACACTGTGCTGCTAATCACTGGGGCTATCAACACTGTGCTGGTGATCACTGGGGCTACCAACACTGTGCTGCTGATCACTGGGGCTAGCAACACTGTGCTGGTGATCACTGGGGCTAACAACACTATGCTGGTGATCACTGGGGCTACCAACACTGTGCTGGTGATCACTGGGGCTAACAACACTGTGCTGGTGATCACTGGGGCTAACAACACTGTGCTGCTGATCACTGGGGCTAACAACACTGTACTGCTGATCACTGGGGCTACCAACACTGTGCTGCTTATCACTGGGGCTACCAACACTGTGCTGCTGATCACTGGGGCTAACAACACTGTGCTGCTGATCACTGGGGCTAGCAACACTGTGCTGCTGATCACTGGGGCTAGCAACACTGTGCTGGTGATCACTGGGGCTAACAACACTGTGCTGCTGATCACTGGGGCTACCAACACTGTGCTGCTGATCACTGGGACTACCAACACTATGCTGGTGATCACTGGGGCTACCAACACTGTGCTAGTGATCACTGGGGCTAACAACACTGTGCTGCTGATCACTGGGGCTAGCAACACTGTGCTGCTGATCACTGGGGCTACCAATACTGTGCTGCTGATCACTGGGGCTAGCAACACTGTGCTGCTGATCACTGGGGCTAGCAACACTGAGCTGCTGATCACTGGGGCTAGCAACACTGTGCTGCTGATCACTGGGGCTAGCAACACTGTGCTGCTGATTACTGGGGCTAGCAACACTGTGCTGCTGATCACTGGGGCTAGCAACACTGTGCTGCTGATCACTGGGGCTAACAACACTGTGCTGCTGGTCACTGGGGCTAGCAACACTGTGCTGCTGATCACTGGGGCTAGCAACACTGTGCTGCTGATCACTGGGGCTAACAACACTGTGCTGCTGATCACTGGGGATACCAACActgtgctgctgatcactgaggctaGCAACACTGTGCTGCTGATCACTGGGGCTAGCAACACTGTGCTGCTGATCACTGGGGCTAACAACACTGTGCTGCTGATCATTGGGGCTACCAACACTGTGCTGCTGATCACTGGGGCTAGCAACACTGTGCTGCTGATCACTGGGGATACCAACACTGTGCTGCTGATCACTGGGGCTAGCAACACTGTGCTGCTGATCACTGGGGCTAGCAACACTGTGCTGCTGATCACTGGGGCTAACAACACTGTGCTGCTGATCATTGGGGCTACCAACACTGTGCTGCTGATCACTGGGGCTAGCAACACTGTGCTGCTGATCACTGGGGCTAGCAACACTGTGCTGCTGATCACTGGGGCTAGCAACACTGTGATGCTGATCACTGGGGCTAACAACACTGTGCTGCTGATCATTGGGGCTAGCAACACTGTGCTGGTGCTCACTGAAGCCACCAACACTATGCTGGTGATCACTGGGGCTACCAACACTGTGCTGGAGCTGGAGATCACTGGGGCCAGGGACACTATCCCAATTATTTCTGCAGCTACAGTCACTGCTGGTGATCACAGTGACTATTAA